A stretch of the Schistocerca serialis cubense isolate TAMUIC-IGC-003099 chromosome 2, iqSchSeri2.2, whole genome shotgun sequence genome encodes the following:
- the LOC126456860 gene encoding uncharacterized protein LOC126456860 produces the protein MISAVNLWTVSIAILCSVSLSCLNADAAENLAALRETDHSFASPRRFKLSLDAGDFSGHPDLKVEKHSPAEIQVSSTGGEASDFDTNNSQFVQQMTDFILHLIRSHIISQDKRQIELPDIHKSSCKGIGYLCVTLALNATEGWFRDLSSITRAGDVKVFSNEENIIMDFGIGLRTIQLGYNKYRLKVGPLKLSGKIDGEMGTSVVRVKFSMDVGQQTCSISLLDTEVSFLGEPKLRLTGMGKLNPLLSKIVTWVASRARKDAAATAEDILRNTVQDVFERLRCDEEVNNVQVL, from the coding sequence atgatttctgcagtgAACCTTTGGACGGTGTCGATTGCCATTTTGTGTAGTGTGTCACTGAGCTGCCTTAATGCAGACGCCGCTGAAAACCTGGCTGCCCTACGAGAGACAGATCACAGCTTTGCATCTCCCAGACGATTCAAGCTGTCACTGGACGCTGGAGACTTCTCAGGTCATCCAGATCTAAAGGTAGAGaaacattctcctgctgaaatccaAGTGTCCAGTACTGGAGGCGAAGCTTCAGATTTTGATACCAACAACAGTCAGTTCGTGCAACAAATGACCGATTTCATCCTGCATCTGATCAGATCGCACATAATTTCTCAGGATAAGCGGCAGATTGAGTTACCTGATATCCATAAGAGTTCTTGCAAAGGGATAGGTTACCTGTGTGTTACGTTAGCATTGAACGCAACCGAAGGCTGGTTTAGGGACCTGTCTTCTATTACACGTGCTGGTGACGTCAAGGTCTTTAGCAACGAAGAGAACATAATAATGGATTTTGGGATTGGTCTGCGCACAATACAACTGGGTTACAACAAGTACAGATTGAAAGTAGGTCCTCTGAAGCTCAGCGGGAAGATCGACGGAGAAATGGGTACGAGTGTGGTCAGGGTAAAATTTTCCATGGACGTCGGCCAACAGACCTGCAGCATCTCTCTCCTGGACACGGAGGTCAGCTTCCTCGGAGAACCGAAGCTCCGGCTTACCGGTATGGGGAAGCTGAACCCGCTGCTCTCCAAGATCGTGACGTGGGTTGCGAGCAGAGCCCGCAAAGACGCTGCAGCCACAGCCGAGGACATCCTCCGAAACACCGTCCAGGATGTGTTCGAGCGCTTGCGTTGTGATGAAGAGGTCAACAACGTTCAAGTGCTCTAA